CCTGGACCCCTTGATCTGCACGGACGAGATGGACCCGGCGCCGCCCATGTTGGTGATGAGCACGAGCTCGAAGTAGTCGTTCCCGTTGATGGTGAACCGGACCCCGCCGGTCCTGGAGCAGGGCACCCGGCGGAACATGACGGGCACGATGCCGGCGCGGTAGACGCCGATCTTCTCCCAGGCGGGCTGGGCCATGTCGAGGTGCCTCCGGGGCGGGTTGCACCAGCCGCCGTTGTTGCTGGGCTTGGAGTAGTCGGGCGGGCAGAGGTTGGTGGCCGTGATGGTCACCGTGGCGCCCTTGTTGCACCACTGCGAGTTCTGGCTGTCGCACTGCACCTGGTAGCACTCCCCGCACGCCGCCCCGTCGTTGAACAGCGCCGTGCTCATCGCCGCCGTGTTCGTCCCGTACCCCGTCGAGTACAGGTTCCCGTACCCGCACGCCCCGCCTGGTGATCAATTAATCAGTTATGTATATCCTTCATGTCATGCGCGCAAATGCGCCCAAGTAAGTGCAAGATTAAACTGCACGGACAGAAGAAGGAACGAGTAAAGGGTATAGTGGTTGTTCTTTTGCGTGCATACCCATGGTGCCGGAGGCGTCGCTCCCGCCGTAGAAGGTCGCGGAGCCGCTCATCCAGTCGGCAGCGCCTCcgggcgtcgccgccgcgaggCAAGCCGCGACAACGACGGCCAAGTGATACAACAAGGCTCTGCTGCGCGCCATTGCTCGAAATATGGCTTCAGGTACAGGGCCAATGCACGGAGTCCCTGGGGTATACTCGACGGGCGACGGACGTAACGGGATCGACCGATTTACAGGAACGGTGCGAGTTGAAGTGAGGAGGTGGAAAGCGATGGCTGCGGCGGTGCTTAAATAGGAAGCTCGGGCGATTCGATCGATTTGAGGCGGACGGAGGGCACGGGAGTTGATCGATTTGGCGCGCGCGAACCCCGGCGCGGGCTCACGTGCGCCGGCGATGGCGCCCCTGTTGCAGCACCCAGAGCCTTAAATGCGC
This is a stretch of genomic DNA from Brachypodium distachyon strain Bd21 chromosome 1, Brachypodium_distachyon_v3.0, whole genome shotgun sequence. It encodes these proteins:
- the LOC100832835 gene encoding expansin-A12; amino-acid sequence: MARSRALLYHLAVVVAACLAAATPGGAADWMSGSATFYGGSDASGTMGGACGYGNLYSTGYGTNTAAMSTALFNDGAACGECYQVQCDSQNSQWCNKGATVTITATNLCPPDYSKPSNNGGWCNPPRRHLDMAQPAWEKIGVYRAGIVPVMFRRVPCSRTGGVRFTINGNDYFELVLITNMGGAGSISSVQIKGSRTGWVTMSRNWGANWQCNNYLNGQSISFTVTATDGKKQVFQDVAPGNWRFGQTFSSAVQFY